A region from the Paenarthrobacter aurescens genome encodes:
- a CDS encoding 8-oxo-dGTP diphosphatase — translation MTAAHVTLCFLLRDGADGEHVLLGTKKTGFGRGKVVGVGGHVELGETASQAACREVMEEINVVVAAEDLIPAGTVDFVFPARPDWNMATTVFLTRTWEGEPSESDEIAPAWFPVTALPVDRMWADAEHWLPAMIAGRRIAVRVALAADNENVADVHTIDWVEPRL, via the coding sequence ATGACTGCAGCCCATGTGACTTTGTGCTTCCTCCTCCGTGACGGCGCGGACGGCGAGCATGTCCTGCTCGGAACCAAGAAGACAGGTTTCGGCAGGGGAAAGGTGGTGGGCGTTGGCGGGCACGTTGAGTTGGGCGAGACGGCTTCACAGGCTGCCTGCCGGGAGGTCATGGAGGAAATCAACGTGGTGGTGGCTGCTGAGGACCTGATTCCGGCGGGCACTGTGGACTTCGTTTTTCCGGCCAGGCCGGACTGGAACATGGCCACCACCGTGTTCCTGACCCGTACCTGGGAAGGAGAACCTTCCGAAAGCGACGAGATTGCCCCGGCATGGTTTCCGGTAACGGCACTTCCCGTGGACAGAATGTGGGCTGATGCCGAACACTGGCTGCCGGCCATGATCGCCGGCCGGCGCATCGCCGTGCGGGTGGCGCTGGCTGCCGATAACGAGAATGTGGCTGACGTCCACACCATTGATTGGGTGGAACCCCGGCTG